From Lentimicrobium sp. L6, a single genomic window includes:
- the yedF gene encoding sulfurtransferase-like selenium metabolism protein YedF codes for MKTIDAKGKLCPQPLIMTKKALLDMEESETLQILVDNESAKFNVSRFLSDNKMEVQVNEDNGVYEILVVKKGGSFEQSTPEEYCEIPTSNKGDYMVCVKKETFGDGDEKLGKMLLTGFFNTLPNVSKLPSAIVFANIGIHLVLKDSIVLEPLLELEKMGVEIHICGTCLEYYNKMDEVGVGRISNMLDILEKITAAGNIIYP; via the coding sequence ATGAAAACAATAGATGCTAAAGGAAAGCTATGTCCTCAGCCTTTAATCATGACCAAAAAGGCCTTATTAGATATGGAGGAGTCTGAAACACTACAAATTCTTGTAGATAATGAAAGTGCCAAGTTTAATGTGAGTCGATTTCTCTCCGATAATAAAATGGAAGTCCAAGTAAATGAGGATAATGGAGTTTACGAGATTTTGGTAGTAAAAAAAGGAGGAAGCTTTGAGCAAAGTACTCCAGAAGAATATTGTGAAATTCCCACTTCAAACAAAGGCGATTACATGGTTTGTGTGAAAAAAGAAACTTTTGGAGATGGTGATGAAAAGCTTGGAAAAATGCTATTAACCGGATTTTTTAATACTTTACCCAATGTTTCTAAACTACCTTCCGCTATTGTGTTTGCTAATATTGGAATTCATTTGGTTTTAAAAGATTCTATTGTATTAGAACCTTTGCTAGAACTTGAAAAGATGGGTGTGGAGATTCATATCTGTGGTACTTGCCTCGAATATTATAATAAAATGGATGAGGTGGGTGTTGGTCGAATTTCTAATATGCTGGATATTTTAGAGAAAATCACAGCTGCTGGCAATATCATTTATCCTTAA
- the selB gene encoding selenocysteine-specific translation elongation factor — protein MKHLIMGTAGHVDHGKTSLIKALTNIDCDTHKEEKERGITINLGFSHIDLPSGHSVGIIDVPGHKDFINTMVGGACGIDFVLLVIAADSGVMPQTKEHFNIIRALKVKKAIIALNKIDLVDEEIAELAKLEIMEWLEGTEFEEAPIVGVSSISGQGLDELKQEIENIIPQIETQKQDQFFRMFIDRIFTVKGMGSVVTGSVLNGEIEVEEEVFLLPGNKDKLRLRGIQRHGKKVEKVVAGDRAAFNLTGLKPDDFERGMLLSNQELENTLMIDAYITLFENSVDLGIWSTVVFHSGTFDTQARMHLLDKDKLKPGESGLVQLVLEKESVLIHKDKFILRNSSGDKSIGGGIIIDAKPLHHRKRTKKLLQSLELLVDGILNEGKTAELILIELKKENLPLNLHLLKDKLKMTEEDLLQEDKNLKGISLYPNHIYMAEIAEWEIIKKVKALILEFHEKNPMLTKGLNELELLGKLGLNKNKVFKEYLPHLLLKMEEDKHIKSIAMTWALSSHEVKLSKKEKADIEWLEQTIKDYGPQKPIYVDINQAAYQRMISKDKLASYIDFLIQNGKLSYYKNEYAHASLVMKYRKELLQVLANHKEGLFLQPLKQETGLSKKMLPFLIEMFEAEKILITSEHKKENYRTQITEFGLRILSM, from the coding sequence ATGAAGCATTTAATAATGGGGACAGCGGGCCATGTGGATCATGGGAAAACTTCGCTGATTAAAGCTTTAACAAATATAGATTGTGATACCCACAAAGAAGAAAAGGAGAGGGGAATCACCATCAATCTGGGATTTTCTCATATCGATTTGCCATCGGGTCATTCTGTGGGTATTATCGATGTCCCCGGTCATAAAGATTTTATAAATACTATGGTAGGAGGCGCTTGTGGCATCGACTTCGTTTTACTGGTGATTGCTGCTGATTCTGGCGTGATGCCACAAACCAAAGAACATTTTAATATCATCAGAGCCTTAAAAGTGAAGAAAGCCATCATTGCGCTGAATAAGATTGATTTGGTGGATGAAGAAATTGCTGAATTGGCCAAGCTGGAGATTATGGAGTGGCTCGAGGGAACGGAGTTTGAAGAAGCCCCAATAGTAGGAGTGAGTAGTATAAGTGGACAAGGACTTGATGAGTTGAAGCAAGAAATAGAAAATATAATACCTCAAATAGAAACTCAAAAACAAGACCAATTCTTCCGCATGTTTATCGATAGAATATTTACGGTAAAAGGAATGGGTTCTGTGGTAACGGGTTCTGTTTTAAATGGAGAAATTGAAGTGGAAGAAGAGGTTTTTCTCTTGCCTGGAAATAAAGATAAATTACGATTAAGAGGAATCCAGCGTCATGGAAAAAAGGTGGAGAAAGTGGTGGCTGGAGATAGAGCCGCTTTTAACTTGACTGGATTAAAACCCGATGATTTTGAAAGAGGCATGCTTTTGAGTAATCAAGAATTGGAAAATACCTTGATGATAGATGCTTATATCACCTTATTTGAGAATTCTGTGGATTTGGGTATTTGGTCAACAGTAGTTTTTCATTCAGGTACTTTCGATACTCAAGCAAGGATGCATTTACTCGACAAAGATAAACTCAAACCTGGGGAGTCTGGGCTAGTTCAATTGGTTTTGGAGAAAGAAAGTGTATTGATTCATAAAGATAAATTCATCTTAAGAAACTCCTCTGGCGATAAGAGCATAGGAGGAGGAATTATCATCGATGCCAAACCTTTGCATCACCGTAAAAGAACCAAAAAGCTACTCCAATCACTGGAATTACTCGTCGATGGAATCCTCAATGAAGGAAAAACGGCAGAGCTGATTCTCATCGAGCTTAAGAAAGAAAACCTTCCTCTAAATCTACATTTATTGAAAGATAAATTAAAGATGACAGAAGAGGATTTGCTCCAAGAAGATAAAAATTTGAAAGGCATTTCTCTATATCCCAATCATATCTATATGGCGGAAATAGCGGAATGGGAAATCATTAAAAAAGTAAAAGCTTTAATACTAGAATTTCATGAGAAAAACCCCATGCTCACCAAGGGTTTAAACGAATTGGAACTTCTAGGAAAGTTAGGTTTAAATAAAAACAAAGTTTTCAAAGAATACCTTCCTCATTTATTATTAAAAATGGAGGAGGATAAACATATAAAATCCATTGCTATGACTTGGGCTTTGTCTTCGCATGAAGTCAAGTTGAGTAAAAAAGAAAAAGCAGATATAGAGTGGTTAGAGCAAACTATAAAAGATTATGGTCCTCAAAAACCCATCTATGTGGATATCAATCAGGCTGCCTATCAAAGAATGATAAGTAAAGACAAATTGGCTTCTTATATTGATTTCCTCATTCAAAATGGTAAACTGAGTTATTATAAAAATGAATATGCCCATGCTTCTTTGGTCATGAAATATCGCAAGGAATTACTTCAGGTTTTAGCCAATCATAAAGAGGGCTTATTCCTTCAACCACTAAAGCAGGAAACAGGTTTGTCAAAGAAAATGTTGCCTTTTTTGATAGAAATGTTTGAAGCAGAGAAAATACTCATTACTTCAGAACATAAAAAGGAAAACTATAGGACGCAAATTACGGAGTTTGGATTGAGAATACTTAGTATGTGA
- the selA gene encoding L-seryl-tRNA(Sec) selenium transferase has protein sequence MTNFSSQQIRNLPGVDKVLQYASIKPLIKKYSKNLVTAVIREVISNYRRQILAGEESLNMDNIGEECVSRIQKIAERSLKPILNGSGIIIHTNLGRAPYGEELLEEVFDVLKGYNNLEFNLAKGSRGQRNDHASEILKYLTGAEDIVIVNNNAAAVMLILRAFGRGKEAIVSRGELIEIGGSFRIPEIMAASDCGMVEVGATNKTKVADYEKAINENTALLFKTHTSNYVIKGFTQELSLEELSGLGKKYDIPTVYDIGSGLLRKVDEKALMNEPDVKQALASGVDMICFSGDKLLGGPQAGIIAGKKEFIQKLKKEPMMRALRVGKTTLAILEKACSYYLNDQDLFKHNVLFRTLNTPKLERKESSEYLQSLLAKKSISSSIEPSKGQYGGGTLPDLVLDSYSVKLNLGKGKSTGKQFYHELLNQKPALLTNLKSGSIYVDLLCLQEKDLDDVAELIKKAYKKLGL, from the coding sequence ATGACGAATTTCTCTTCCCAACAAATAAGAAATCTCCCAGGAGTAGATAAGGTTTTGCAATATGCTAGCATAAAGCCGTTGATTAAAAAATACAGTAAGAACTTGGTGACTGCTGTTATTCGAGAGGTGATTAGTAATTATCGGCGACAGATTTTAGCTGGAGAGGAATCTTTAAACATGGACAATATTGGAGAAGAATGTGTTTCTCGTATTCAGAAAATTGCAGAGCGAAGTTTGAAACCCATATTGAATGGTTCAGGAATTATTATCCATACCAATCTCGGAAGAGCTCCCTATGGAGAAGAACTTTTAGAGGAGGTCTTCGACGTGTTGAAAGGCTATAATAATCTAGAGTTTAATCTGGCGAAAGGAAGCCGAGGACAAAGAAACGATCATGCCAGCGAAATTTTAAAATACCTGACCGGTGCCGAAGATATAGTGATAGTAAATAATAACGCCGCTGCTGTTATGTTGATTCTTCGAGCCTTTGGTAGAGGAAAAGAAGCTATAGTATCACGAGGAGAATTGATAGAGATAGGCGGTTCTTTTCGCATTCCAGAAATTATGGCGGCATCAGATTGTGGAATGGTAGAAGTAGGAGCAACCAACAAAACCAAGGTGGCAGATTATGAAAAAGCCATCAATGAAAATACAGCTTTGCTTTTTAAAACTCATACATCTAATTATGTAATTAAAGGTTTTACTCAGGAGCTTTCTTTAGAGGAGCTCTCCGGATTGGGAAAGAAGTATGATATTCCAACAGTCTACGATATAGGCTCAGGCTTGTTAAGGAAAGTAGACGAGAAGGCTTTGATGAACGAGCCGGACGTGAAGCAAGCTTTAGCCTCAGGAGTCGATATGATTTGCTTTAGTGGGGACAAGCTGCTTGGTGGTCCTCAGGCTGGCATAATTGCCGGTAAAAAGGAGTTCATCCAAAAACTGAAAAAGGAGCCCATGATGCGCGCCTTAAGGGTTGGGAAAACCACACTCGCCATACTCGAAAAGGCTTGTTCTTACTATCTCAACGATCAGGATCTGTTCAAACATAATGTGCTCTTTAGAACCTTAAATACACCAAAGCTTGAAAGAAAAGAATCCTCAGAATATTTACAAAGTTTATTGGCTAAAAAGAGTATCTCTAGCAGCATAGAACCCAGCAAAGGTCAATATGGTGGGGGAACTTTACCCGATCTAGTTTTGGATTCCTATTCTGTGAAACTAAATTTAGGAAAAGGAAAAAGTACAGGAAAACAATTCTATCATGAATTGTTGAATCAAAAGCCTGCGCTATTGACCAATTTAAAGAGTGGAAGCATATATGTTGATTTACTCTGCCTGCAAGAGAAAGATTTAGATGATGTAGCCGAATTAATCAAAAAGGCATATAAAAAATTAGGTTTATGA
- a CDS encoding T9SS type A sorting domain-containing protein has product MINIANPNHKLLIYNSLGSIMHEEDIKNIETYIDISDFAFGIYMIKLIHPQKKWIESRKLIID; this is encoded by the coding sequence TTGATAAATATTGCCAATCCAAATCACAAGCTACTTATTTACAATTCTCTAGGAAGTATCATGCATGAAGAGGATATCAAGAATATCGAAACTTATATTGACATTAGTGATTTTGCCTTTGGAATCTATATGATTAAATTAATTCATCCACAGAAAAAATGGATAGAAAGCAGAAAACTAATCATTGATTAA
- a CDS encoding MFS transporter, with translation MENSTEKKKAEFPRSFWTANLTELFERGAYYAMASFVVLYLGQLGLGDYWPSNLNGILWTLVFFLPILSGTIADQIGFKKSMLIAFVLLAAGYFTMGYPVWFGNQTLNPVIGSEMTAGIGVLLPIILAITFIGIGGSIIKPCIAGTVQKTAGANITLGFGIFYMIINIGSLLGRGVSYIVRTEYDLSYIFAVSVFFSIVAFFAVLFFYTEPESDITEKKPKKSILRILADMVLVLKNSRFALFMIVSSGFFFIYAQVYNVLPLYLQKVVELNPAVDLVTMANPFVIVFFQLLITKKFGKMKPIQSIIVGIIIIGVSMSINLIPIFMNGGVRALTFGEYIPLGTLFITLTVGLIAFGELFTSARTYEYIGALAPKGQEGLFLGYANLPLAIGALIGGPAGAFIFHEIMCKNATPLESGLLDLDPFWNSMGWILLMAIGFVSALSMWLYNRWLKNNPI, from the coding sequence ATGGAAAATTCTACTGAAAAGAAAAAAGCTGAATTCCCAAGAAGCTTTTGGACCGCTAACTTAACTGAGTTATTTGAAAGAGGTGCCTATTATGCCATGGCCAGTTTCGTGGTCTTATATCTAGGTCAATTAGGTTTGGGAGATTATTGGCCCAGTAATTTAAATGGTATCTTGTGGACTTTAGTATTTTTCTTGCCAATTCTTTCTGGGACCATTGCCGATCAAATTGGCTTTAAAAAATCCATGCTCATCGCTTTTGTACTTTTAGCTGCGGGTTACTTTACCATGGGATACCCAGTTTGGTTCGGAAATCAAACACTAAACCCTGTCATAGGTAGTGAAATGACTGCCGGAATTGGAGTACTCCTCCCCATTATTCTGGCCATTACTTTTATTGGAATTGGTGGTTCTATTATCAAGCCTTGTATAGCAGGAACGGTACAGAAAACCGCTGGAGCCAATATTACTCTTGGTTTCGGAATCTTCTATATGATTATTAATATTGGTTCGCTACTGGGTAGGGGTGTCAGCTATATTGTGAGAACAGAATATGACTTGAGTTATATTTTTGCGGTTTCTGTATTCTTCTCTATCGTAGCCTTTTTTGCCGTTTTATTTTTCTATACCGAGCCAGAATCTGATATAACAGAAAAAAAACCTAAAAAATCCATCCTCAGGATTTTAGCCGACATGGTATTGGTTCTTAAGAATTCCAGGTTTGCTTTATTTATGATAGTTTCCAGTGGATTCTTCTTTATCTATGCTCAAGTTTATAATGTACTTCCACTTTATCTACAAAAAGTGGTAGAACTGAACCCAGCAGTGGATTTAGTCACCATGGCCAATCCATTTGTAATTGTATTCTTCCAATTACTCATCACTAAGAAATTCGGTAAGATGAAGCCCATCCAATCTATTATTGTGGGTATTATCATTATTGGAGTTTCCATGAGTATCAATTTGATACCCATATTTATGAATGGAGGAGTAAGAGCACTTACCTTTGGAGAATATATTCCACTAGGAACCTTATTCATCACGCTTACAGTGGGATTAATTGCTTTTGGAGAATTGTTTACATCCGCCAGAACTTATGAATATATTGGAGCCCTAGCACCCAAAGGACAAGAGGGATTATTCTTAGGATATGCCAACCTTCCATTGGCCATTGGAGCTTTAATTGGCGGGCCTGCTGGAGCATTTATTTTCCATGAAATTATGTGTAAAAATGCCACTCCACTAGAATCAGGACTATTAGACTTAGACCCTTTCTGGAATTCGATGGGTTGGATATTATTAATGGCTATTGGCTTTGTTTCTGCACTTTCTATGTGGCTTTATAATCGTTGGTTAAAGAATAATCCGATATAA